Proteins co-encoded in one Coriobacterium glomerans PW2 genomic window:
- the recA gene encoding recombinase RecA — MAKNSGPVRQVHERTTGAERDKMIDITRAEIEKKFGTGSIMRFGDGGPQLEVEAISTGALALDAALGIGGVPRGRIIEIYGPESSGKTTLSLEILAEAQAAGGVVAFIDAEHALDPAYAARIGVDIDEVLISQPDTGEQALEICDMLIRSGAIDAVVIDSVAALVPRAEIEGEMGDTTVGLQARLMSQALRKLAGSLSKSKTMCIFINQLREKIGVMFGNPETTPGGRALKFFSSVRIDIRRIDSIKNGQEVVGNRVRAKVVKNKVAAPFRSAEFDIMYGTGISKEGSILDMGVEFEIVNKSGAWYTYESERLGQGREAAKEFLRVHPELAEEIEGKVRVACGLDFSDESTGDAVEVSA; from the coding sequence ATGGCAAAGAATTCAGGTCCCGTCCGTCAGGTGCACGAGCGCACCACCGGTGCCGAGCGCGATAAGATGATCGACATCACCAGAGCGGAGATCGAGAAGAAGTTCGGCACGGGCTCCATCATGCGCTTCGGCGACGGGGGGCCACAGCTCGAGGTCGAAGCGATCTCGACGGGCGCCTTGGCGCTCGATGCGGCTCTGGGCATCGGCGGGGTCCCCCGTGGTCGCATCATCGAGATTTACGGACCGGAGTCATCGGGCAAAACGACCCTGTCCCTGGAGATTCTCGCGGAGGCGCAGGCGGCGGGGGGCGTCGTCGCGTTCATCGATGCCGAGCACGCCCTGGATCCCGCCTACGCTGCTCGCATCGGGGTCGATATCGACGAGGTGCTCATCTCGCAGCCGGATACCGGGGAGCAGGCTCTTGAGATCTGCGACATGCTGATTCGCTCGGGTGCCATCGACGCGGTCGTCATCGATTCGGTCGCCGCGCTCGTACCGCGTGCTGAGATCGAGGGCGAGATGGGGGACACCACGGTGGGCCTGCAGGCTCGTCTTATGAGTCAGGCGCTGAGAAAGCTGGCGGGATCGCTTTCCAAATCGAAGACCATGTGCATCTTCATCAACCAGCTGCGCGAGAAGATCGGCGTGATGTTCGGCAACCCGGAGACGACTCCAGGTGGCCGCGCGCTCAAGTTCTTCTCCTCGGTTCGGATCGACATTCGGCGTATAGACAGCATCAAGAACGGTCAGGAAGTCGTGGGCAACCGCGTGCGCGCCAAGGTCGTCAAGAACAAGGTGGCGGCACCGTTCCGCTCGGCGGAGTTCGACATCATGTACGGCACCGGAATCTCGAAGGAGGGCTCCATCTTGGATATGGGAGTGGAGTTCGAGATCGTCAACAAATCCGGTGCCTGGTACACCTATGAGTCGGAGCGACTCGGGCAGGGCCGCGAGGCCGCTAAGGAGTTTCTGCGCGTCCACCCCGAGCTCGCAGAGGAGATCGAGGGGAAGGTTCGCGTCGCATGCGGTCTGGACTTCTCCGATGAAAGCACAGGCGATGCCGTGGAGGTCTCCGCTTGA
- a CDS encoding regulatory protein RecX: MRSEVPGQSQPRVIEIAFAYPEKSYSSFGGRAHRPPAEIILVLEDKERRTRLVATCVAHACQRKQPSLPRDLDAISSFLDATDRTCCMQQLVKMLARRDHGSAESREKLIAYGFAEDSVDRVLERARELRMIDDGRIARTYAERLMQKGWGRAMVGRKLRARGFCAEEIDRALEMSGSLEDELARASAQLERRPVPAVRAFEKLARYLVGRGYALEIARRATRDRLSRLAEQADSMRG, encoded by the coding sequence TTGAGATCAGAGGTTCCGGGGCAATCGCAGCCGCGCGTCATCGAGATCGCCTTCGCATATCCCGAGAAATCATATTCATCGTTCGGCGGACGCGCGCATCGCCCGCCGGCCGAGATCATTCTTGTGCTCGAGGACAAAGAGCGCCGGACCCGTCTCGTCGCGACATGTGTGGCGCATGCCTGTCAAAGAAAGCAGCCGTCGCTGCCTCGGGATCTCGATGCGATCTCCAGCTTCCTCGATGCCACTGATCGCACCTGCTGCATGCAGCAGCTTGTCAAGATGCTCGCTCGCCGCGATCACGGTTCCGCCGAGTCACGTGAGAAGCTGATCGCTTACGGGTTCGCCGAGGACTCGGTTGATCGAGTTCTCGAGCGCGCCCGCGAGCTTCGGATGATCGATGACGGTCGCATCGCGCGCACCTATGCCGAGCGTCTCATGCAAAAGGGCTGGGGTCGCGCCATGGTCGGAAGGAAGCTGCGTGCGCGTGGGTTTTGCGCGGAAGAGATCGATCGAGCCCTTGAGATGTCCGGGTCGCTCGAAGACGAGCTCGCACGTGCGAGCGCTCAGCTTGAGCGCCGACCCGTGCCTGCGGTGAGGGCGTTTGAAAAACTTGCGCGCTATCTCGTCGGCAGGGGATATGCCCTCGAGATCGCCCGACGTGCAACGAGAGATCGATTGAGCCGCCTTGCCGAGCAGGCAGATTCGATGCGCGGGTAA
- the rimO gene encoding 30S ribosomal protein S12 methylthiotransferase RimO: MHNSCGSVLFVTLGCAKNEVDTDRMRALLLSNGYQEAASSDDANVVIVNTCSFLTSATSESIECTLALAEQTTAGIRDVPLVMCGCVPSRYGDDLPAELPEVAAFVRTDEEDRIVSVLDDLLGVQRETPAFIPRIKRTVEGAVAYVKISDGCDRLCSFCVIPFIRGRYHSRPAADIIAEAVELVSGGVREIVLIGQDTGVWGGDLPAAAGTGGPANLAQLLVALAAALRPAHVWIRVLYLQPEGMTDELIAAIRDTPEVLPYIDIPIQHVSARLLAAMRRTGSREELEALFERLRRTIPHMVIRSTAMVGFPGESDEEAAELLEFMASVGFDYTSVFAYSAEEGTVAARLTEQIDEQVKLERQQAAVDLAEELGFAATAAHVGETADVIVDGVEDEDGELELIGHAWFQAPDLDGAVHLDATDASVGDILKVRFTDSFCYELVGSVIA, encoded by the coding sequence GTGCACAACTCCTGTGGTTCTGTTTTGTTCGTCACGCTCGGCTGCGCGAAAAACGAGGTCGATACCGACCGCATGCGCGCCCTGCTTCTGTCGAACGGTTACCAAGAGGCCGCCTCAAGCGATGACGCAAACGTCGTCATCGTCAACACGTGCTCATTTCTCACCTCGGCCACCTCTGAGAGCATCGAGTGCACGCTGGCCCTGGCAGAGCAGACCACGGCGGGAATTCGCGATGTCCCCCTCGTGATGTGCGGATGCGTGCCGTCTCGCTACGGCGACGATCTGCCTGCCGAGCTGCCCGAGGTCGCTGCGTTCGTGCGCACCGACGAGGAGGATCGGATCGTTTCGGTCCTCGACGATCTTCTGGGCGTGCAGCGCGAGACCCCTGCATTCATTCCTCGGATCAAACGGACCGTGGAGGGGGCGGTGGCCTATGTAAAGATCTCGGATGGTTGCGATCGTCTCTGCAGTTTCTGCGTCATCCCCTTCATTCGCGGTCGCTATCACTCTCGCCCGGCGGCAGACATCATCGCCGAAGCGGTCGAGCTGGTTTCGGGCGGCGTTCGCGAGATCGTTCTCATAGGCCAGGATACCGGCGTATGGGGCGGCGATCTGCCTGCGGCTGCCGGGACGGGCGGTCCTGCGAATCTCGCTCAGCTCCTCGTGGCTCTCGCCGCGGCGCTCCGGCCGGCTCACGTCTGGATACGAGTCCTATATCTGCAGCCAGAGGGTATGACCGACGAACTCATCGCTGCGATTCGGGATACGCCCGAGGTGCTTCCCTACATAGACATCCCGATTCAGCATGTGAGCGCTCGCCTGCTCGCGGCGATGCGTCGCACCGGGTCCCGCGAGGAGCTCGAGGCCCTGTTCGAGCGCCTGCGTCGCACGATACCGCATATGGTGATCAGATCGACAGCGATGGTGGGCTTCCCCGGCGAGTCCGACGAGGAAGCCGCAGAGCTTCTTGAATTCATGGCCAGCGTCGGCTTCGACTACACGAGCGTGTTCGCGTATTCCGCCGAGGAGGGCACGGTGGCCGCGCGCCTTACCGAACAGATCGATGAGCAAGTCAAACTCGAGAGGCAGCAGGCCGCAGTCGATCTCGCTGAGGAGCTCGGTTTCGCTGCCACCGCCGCGCATGTGGGCGAGACCGCAGATGTCATCGTCGACGGTGTGGAGGATGAGGACGGCGAGCTCGAGCTCATCGGTCACGCTTGGTTTCAGGCCCCCGATCTGGACGGCGCGGTTCATCTCGACGCCACGGATGCCTCGGTTGGTGATATCCTGAAGGTCAGATTCACCGATAGCTTCTGCTACGAGCTCGTCGGAAGCGTCATAGCGTAA
- the pgsA gene encoding CDP-diacylglycerol--glycerol-3-phosphate 3-phosphatidyltransferase: METTSRYNGPSGPDRGLSSVWTPANVVTCVRIAAIPLFMIFALGGPAAVGVPLSIERTGAFILYAALSLTDKLDGHLARSRDEITDFGKFLDPIADKLLVFAALLIFIEQGTLSAWIVFVILLREFLVSALRMVASAEGIVIAADVLGKWKTAITMVAICAYLLAEMLAAWMLPWTASVTFIADILMTLAVALTIASGIQYFWSCRMIVFRV; encoded by the coding sequence ATGGAGACAACGAGCAGATACAACGGTCCCAGCGGGCCCGATCGCGGTTTGAGCAGCGTTTGGACGCCGGCCAATGTGGTCACATGCGTTCGCATCGCGGCGATACCGCTGTTCATGATCTTTGCGCTCGGCGGCCCCGCGGCCGTGGGCGTTCCGCTCAGCATCGAGAGGACCGGCGCGTTCATACTGTATGCCGCCCTGAGCCTGACTGACAAACTCGATGGACATCTCGCGCGCTCTCGAGATGAGATCACCGATTTCGGAAAGTTTCTCGATCCCATCGCTGACAAGTTGCTGGTCTTCGCCGCCTTGCTCATCTTCATCGAACAGGGCACCCTGAGCGCTTGGATCGTTTTCGTGATCCTGCTTCGCGAGTTTCTCGTGAGCGCTCTGCGCATGGTTGCGAGCGCGGAGGGAATCGTTATCGCGGCGGATGTGCTCGGCAAGTGGAAGACTGCGATCACCATGGTCGCCATCTGCGCATATCTGCTTGCTGAGATGCTGGCCGCTTGGATGCTTCCATGGACTGCATCGGTCACCTTCATCGCGGACATTCTGATGACGCTTGCCGTGGCGCTCACGATCGCGTCGGGGATTCAGTATTTCTGGAGCTGCCGCATGATCGTTTTTCGGGTGTAG
- a CDS encoding stage V sporulation protein S, translating into MDYLKVSSKSSPASVAGAVAGMVKDGLPVTMQCVGAGAVNQAIKAIAIARGFLIPVGFDISCSPLFSDIYIEGQMRTAIRLTVNVHALSQATEQLPEYLSDRSALA; encoded by the coding sequence ATGGATTATCTAAAGGTATCGAGTAAATCCTCACCTGCCTCCGTCGCGGGTGCCGTTGCCGGTATGGTCAAGGACGGGCTTCCGGTGACGATGCAATGTGTCGGCGCGGGCGCCGTAAATCAAGCGATCAAGGCGATAGCGATTGCCCGTGGTTTTTTGATCCCTGTGGGGTTTGATATTTCATGTTCACCATTGTTCTCGGATATCTATATCGAGGGGCAGATGAGGACGGCCATTCGTCTCACCGTGAACGTCCATGCTCTGTCGCAGGCGACAGAGCAGCTGCCCGAGTATCTTTCCGACCGATCCGCATTGGCGTAG
- the rny gene encoding ribonuclease Y, producing MEIVIGLVFLAIGAAGTAAIMRTAKNSSLRDADSKVESAHAKAERVVGDARRQAETLKKEALLEAKEQIIQSRQQSEAEERQRKKELRVLENRVMQREESLDRRNDVLDKREHQLSSLAGQIEKQSSELNELYRRQTDELERISSLSREDAHAELLDKVRAEVTHKAAAIIRESDQRVKAESRKRAQEVISTAIQRCAADHTAEITVTSVHIPSDDLKGRIIGREGRNIRTFEQISGVNLVIDDTPETVVLSSFDPVRRETARVALENLVADGRIHPARIEEMYQKAFDLVQQRVEETGEQAAFDTGIHDLHPELVKTLGALKYRTSFGQNVLEHSLEVADLCGIMATELGVDDVAARRAGLLHDLGKAIDHEVEGPHAVIGADLARRYGEKPEIVHAIEAHHGDVDPSSVLAVLVMAGDAISASRPGARRESAENYIKRLEKLERIANAHAGVERTYAMQAGREVHVMVQPEKISDADSAVLAHDIAQQIEEEMEYPGQVRVVVIRESRAVDIAK from the coding sequence ATGGAAATCGTGATCGGCCTCGTCTTTCTCGCAATCGGCGCAGCCGGAACCGCGGCCATCATGCGCACCGCCAAGAATAGCAGCCTACGTGACGCCGATTCGAAGGTCGAGTCGGCACATGCGAAGGCTGAGCGGGTAGTCGGCGATGCGCGGCGTCAGGCCGAGACACTTAAAAAGGAGGCCCTGCTCGAGGCTAAAGAGCAGATCATCCAGAGCCGGCAGCAGTCTGAGGCCGAGGAGCGACAGCGCAAGAAGGAACTTCGTGTGCTCGAGAATCGCGTGATGCAGCGCGAGGAGTCACTCGACAGGAGAAATGACGTCCTCGACAAGCGCGAGCACCAGCTGTCGAGTCTCGCTGGTCAAATCGAGAAGCAGAGCAGCGAGCTCAATGAGCTGTATCGCCGGCAGACCGACGAGCTGGAGCGCATCTCGTCGCTGTCACGCGAAGATGCTCATGCCGAATTGCTTGACAAGGTGAGAGCGGAGGTCACCCATAAGGCGGCGGCGATCATTCGCGAGTCCGACCAGCGTGTGAAAGCGGAGAGCCGCAAGCGCGCGCAAGAGGTCATCTCCACAGCGATACAACGATGTGCCGCAGATCACACCGCCGAGATCACGGTCACATCGGTTCACATCCCCTCAGATGATCTCAAGGGCCGGATCATCGGCCGCGAGGGGAGGAACATTCGAACGTTCGAGCAGATTTCCGGTGTGAACCTCGTGATCGACGATACGCCGGAAACCGTGGTTCTGTCGAGCTTCGATCCGGTCCGTCGCGAGACCGCGCGCGTCGCCCTCGAGAACCTGGTCGCTGACGGTCGAATTCACCCCGCCCGGATCGAGGAGATGTATCAAAAGGCGTTTGATCTCGTGCAGCAGCGTGTCGAGGAGACCGGCGAGCAGGCGGCCTTCGATACGGGCATCCATGATCTTCATCCAGAGCTCGTAAAGACCCTCGGCGCCCTCAAGTATCGCACCTCTTTCGGACAAAATGTTCTCGAGCACTCGCTCGAGGTCGCTGATCTATGCGGTATCATGGCGACCGAGCTGGGTGTCGACGATGTCGCAGCTCGCCGTGCCGGATTGCTTCATGATCTGGGAAAGGCGATCGACCACGAGGTCGAGGGGCCGCATGCTGTCATCGGCGCCGATCTCGCGCGTCGCTACGGCGAGAAGCCCGAGATCGTGCACGCCATCGAAGCGCATCATGGGGACGTCGACCCGAGCAGCGTTCTCGCTGTGCTCGTCATGGCAGGAGATGCCATCTCGGCGTCTCGACCCGGTGCGCGGCGTGAATCAGCGGAGAACTACATCAAGCGCTTGGAGAAGCTCGAGCGCATCGCCAATGCTCATGCCGGGGTCGAGCGAACCTATGCTATGCAGGCGGGCCGCGAGGTCCACGTCATGGTTCAACCTGAGAAGATCTCGGATGCGGATTCCGCCGTGCTCGCACATGATATCGCGCAGCAGATCGAGGAGGAGATGGAGTATCCGGGACAGGTTCGCGTCGTCGTGATCCGTGAGAGCCGTGCTGTCGACATCGCAAAATAG
- a CDS encoding CinA family protein codes for MADLSRLDDIAFDVVECACAHGASVALAESLTAGLVASAIAAIPGASRVLLGSAVTYTDTVKQRLLGVSKRTISLRSAVSRETACEMAQGARRLFGADISVSLTGYAGPGGGTPIDPVGTVYLAVSDNYGTCCERDAFVGDRNEIRLLCARRALELLLEHLAKIPCD; via the coding sequence ATGGCCGATTTGTCTCGCCTCGACGATATCGCCTTCGATGTGGTGGAGTGCGCCTGCGCGCATGGCGCTTCGGTGGCGCTCGCCGAGTCGCTGACCGCGGGGCTCGTGGCATCGGCCATCGCGGCGATCCCTGGGGCATCGCGAGTTCTTCTGGGTTCCGCCGTCACCTATACCGATACCGTCAAGCAGCGGTTGCTCGGTGTTTCAAAGAGAACGATTTCGCTTCGCTCCGCCGTCTCGCGCGAGACCGCATGCGAGATGGCACAGGGAGCCAGACGGCTGTTCGGCGCTGACATCTCCGTCAGTTTGACGGGCTATGCCGGTCCCGGCGGCGGTACGCCGATAGATCCGGTCGGGACCGTCTATCTGGCCGTCAGCGATAACTATGGCACATGCTGCGAGCGCGACGCCTTCGTCGGCGATCGCAATGAGATCCGCCTGCTCTGCGCGAGACGCGCGCTCGAGCTCTTGCTTGAGCACCTTGCGAAGATTCCATGTGATTGA
- a CDS encoding ATP-binding protein: MDESHDLISFVASMSGEGSLRVEENLGDGYVRLRISEAERRQAKHDIRCVEDIVIEMLRNARDAGATEIYVATGKDEDIRTLVFIDNGGGIPADMQERIFDARVTSKLENMKMDRWGVHGRGMALFSIRENTREARVIASQPSQGTALLVRVDTSCLSERADQSSWPQAVRDEDGAYTQLRGPHNIVRAACEFGLEELNNCDVFLGTPTEIAATLFLHASARLDASRLLFTDDEGDLPVCERLGCAADAADLMRIAAALGIVISERTAHRILAGSIDPLKSVTARLLRERDSAVSSRPVDLSRDRRGLIIAKEDLDHFSRAMEREFSYLSSRYYVNLARMPRIRVYRNRLIVTFDVDKEE; the protein is encoded by the coding sequence ATGGACGAATCGCACGATCTCATTTCGTTCGTCGCTTCGATGTCAGGTGAGGGAAGTCTGCGCGTCGAGGAGAACCTTGGCGACGGCTATGTTCGGCTTCGCATCTCAGAGGCGGAGCGACGTCAGGCAAAGCATGACATTCGCTGCGTCGAGGATATCGTCATCGAGATGCTGCGCAACGCGCGAGATGCCGGTGCCACCGAGATCTACGTCGCGACAGGTAAAGACGAGGACATTCGCACGCTCGTGTTCATCGACAACGGCGGCGGCATCCCGGCTGACATGCAGGAGCGAATCTTTGACGCTCGTGTCACCTCGAAGCTCGAGAACATGAAGATGGATCGGTGGGGCGTCCACGGTCGCGGTATGGCGCTGTTCTCCATTCGGGAGAACACGCGCGAGGCGCGCGTTATCGCATCTCAACCGAGTCAGGGCACGGCGCTGCTCGTTCGCGTCGATACATCATGTCTGAGCGAGCGCGCCGATCAATCGAGCTGGCCGCAGGCAGTCAGGGATGAGGACGGCGCCTACACGCAGCTTCGCGGCCCGCACAACATCGTGCGGGCCGCATGCGAATTCGGTCTGGAGGAACTCAACAACTGCGACGTCTTCCTCGGAACACCGACCGAGATCGCCGCAACGTTGTTCCTCCACGCCTCAGCGCGACTGGACGCATCGCGACTCCTGTTCACAGACGATGAAGGCGATCTGCCGGTCTGCGAGCGGTTGGGATGCGCCGCGGATGCGGCAGATCTCATGCGGATCGCCGCAGCGCTCGGCATCGTCATCTCCGAGCGCACCGCTCACAGGATCCTCGCAGGATCCATCGATCCTCTGAAGAGCGTCACCGCCCGCCTGTTGCGGGAGCGCGACAGCGCGGTTTCATCGCGACCTGTGGATCTCTCTCGTGATCGCAGGGGGCTCATCATTGCAAAAGAGGATCTCGATCACTTCTCTCGCGCCATGGAGCGCGAGTTCTCCTATCTCTCGTCTCGATACTATGTGAACCTTGCGCGCATGCCGAGAATTCGCGTCTACCGCAATCGGCTGATCGTGACATTCGATGTCGACAAAGAGGAATAA
- a CDS encoding helix-turn-helix domain-containing protein — MAARFGEMLLNRRRQMGLSIQQVANVIKIRPQIIEYFEAGNFAAMPPRGYAQGMISSYARYLGLNSRQIVEVYFDELYEYERLGRRRGGRLEGAAGLVRSRSGCDVRRRDIPEGDRSRSRFAQRPPQAGYVPESVSDHESIRLSNELASRRDQPVPPYANRTHERSTQALRSGRARGERTSGGDMQRVSGVRRGSNRAGQDRGLRPGRPRGGSSGAIQPSGRASAAGCRGMGRGAPAAPHRGPVGRAAERKAGLLSDRRVAIGGAALLLVILIALVLLLMQGCAHRAANRSGSARGAAASSQSAASSASSGGSASPDSSSTPASSGAIEEPQQPIVNVHVDQGATSWIEVKLDGKYVKSDNVIGPFDQSYTVTSTLEITVNTPDSVKVTKNGTEVKWSDKMAGVARMTITAPAPTSAASPDGSPQTGGAQATR; from the coding sequence ATGGCCGCGCGCTTCGGAGAGATGCTGCTGAACAGACGACGCCAGATGGGTCTATCCATCCAACAGGTCGCCAATGTCATCAAGATCAGGCCTCAGATCATAGAGTACTTCGAGGCGGGCAATTTCGCCGCAATGCCTCCCAGGGGCTATGCTCAGGGGATGATCTCAAGTTACGCTCGGTATCTCGGTCTCAATTCGCGACAGATCGTTGAGGTGTACTTCGACGAGCTCTATGAGTACGAACGACTGGGCAGACGGCGGGGAGGGCGTCTTGAAGGCGCTGCGGGGCTTGTGAGATCGCGTTCCGGATGCGATGTTCGGCGGCGCGATATTCCCGAGGGCGATCGGTCTCGATCGCGTTTCGCGCAGCGGCCCCCGCAGGCGGGCTATGTGCCCGAGTCGGTTTCGGATCACGAGTCGATTCGTCTGTCAAATGAGCTCGCATCCCGACGCGATCAGCCGGTCCCTCCCTATGCGAATCGAACGCATGAGCGGAGCACGCAAGCGCTGCGCTCGGGCCGCGCACGTGGTGAGCGCACGTCCGGCGGCGATATGCAGCGGGTCTCCGGAGTTCGACGCGGAAGCAATCGAGCAGGACAGGACAGGGGCCTGAGACCCGGCCGCCCACGGGGCGGGAGCTCCGGGGCGATCCAGCCGAGCGGCCGCGCGTCCGCCGCCGGATGTCGGGGGATGGGACGAGGGGCGCCCGCCGCTCCGCATCGCGGGCCGGTCGGGCGCGCTGCGGAGCGCAAGGCCGGATTGCTGTCCGATCGACGCGTCGCGATCGGAGGTGCCGCGCTGCTCCTCGTCATCCTTATCGCTCTGGTGCTTCTGCTGATGCAAGGCTGCGCTCATCGCGCAGCGAACAGATCGGGCTCCGCGCGCGGAGCGGCGGCGAGTTCCCAGTCCGCGGCGTCTTCCGCTTCGAGCGGAGGGTCCGCCTCGCCTGACTCGAGCTCCACCCCCGCGTCATCCGGTGCGATCGAAGAACCCCAGCAGCCGATTGTCAACGTGCACGTCGATCAGGGTGCGACCTCTTGGATCGAGGTGAAGCTCGATGGAAAATACGTCAAGTCCGACAACGTCATCGGGCCGTTCGATCAGAGCTACACGGTGACGAGTACCTTGGAGATCACGGTGAACACTCCGGACAGCGTCAAGGTCACGAAGAACGGCACCGAGGTCAAGTGGAGCGATAAGATGGCCGGGGTGGCGCGGATGACCATCACCGCGCCTGCTCCGACATCGGCGGCGTCACCGGACGGATCGCCGCAGACCGGCGGCGCGCAGGCGACTCGGTAG
- a CDS encoding YajQ family cyclic di-GMP-binding protein, which yields MAKESSFDIVSQIDMQEVDNAYQQTTREIAQRYDLKDSGSTVEFSKQSATVTVSAPADFVARQIIDVLMAKFVKRSLDPRAMRWDSPQPASGGTTRVVGHIIEGIDQQTAKRISKDIKAMKLKVRVTIETDQLRVFSASRDVLQQVIQMLRDNDYGQPLQFVNYR from the coding sequence ATGGCAAAGGAATCGAGCTTCGATATCGTCTCCCAGATCGACATGCAGGAGGTGGATAACGCCTATCAGCAGACGACGCGCGAGATCGCGCAGCGCTATGATCTCAAAGACTCCGGCTCGACCGTCGAGTTCTCCAAGCAGAGCGCTACCGTGACGGTGAGCGCGCCGGCGGATTTCGTGGCACGCCAGATCATCGATGTTCTCATGGCAAAGTTCGTGAAGCGCAGCCTTGATCCTCGTGCGATGCGCTGGGATTCCCCGCAGCCGGCGTCAGGTGGGACAACGCGCGTGGTCGGTCACATCATCGAGGGCATCGACCAGCAGACCGCCAAACGGATCAGCAAAGACATCAAGGCGATGAAGCTCAAGGTCAGAGTTACCATCGAAACCGATCAGCTTCGCGTGTTCTCCGCTTCTCGGGATGTTCTTCAGCAGGTTATTCAAATGCTGCGCGACAACGATTACGGCCAGCCCCTTCAGTTCGTGAACTATCGATGA
- the miaB gene encoding tRNA (N6-isopentenyl adenosine(37)-C2)-methylthiotransferase MiaB, protein MTDHDTLSQLEGKTYFVRTFGCQMNLHDSERVAGLLDSCGCLEVETPQEADIVVFMTCCVREAADVRLYGQCSSLKSLSSPPGGRRIVAVGGCIAQRDGRDLLCNLDNVDVVFGTHSIAHVAQLLAAAFEDESPHVRTRDQEKRAATDMPWSRRRTYHAWVPIMTGCNNFCSYCIVPYVRGRERSRPADEVIDEVVGLARSGVREVTLLGQNVNSYGRDSAGRPRFAKLLREVADTGIERIRFTSSHPKDLLPETIEAMADLPAVMPQLHLAVQSGSSRILSLMNRRYSRESYLELIDRVRQRMPEIALSTDIIVGFPGESEDDFEETLSLVRSVRFSQAFTFIYSRRQGTPAAQIEDSTPRDVVLDRYNRLLRVVEQGALENNERDLGRTVPVLIEGSSKKNPDMLQGKSPKNQTVHAPVPDTADARRFVGSILDVTIKRARTWYLTGSVVGEPH, encoded by the coding sequence ATGACTGATCACGATACGCTTTCTCAGCTCGAGGGAAAGACATATTTCGTTCGCACCTTCGGATGCCAGATGAACCTACATGACTCCGAGCGGGTTGCCGGCTTGCTGGACTCCTGCGGGTGCCTTGAGGTCGAGACCCCTCAAGAGGCCGATATCGTTGTTTTCATGACCTGTTGCGTTCGCGAGGCAGCCGATGTGCGCCTGTATGGCCAGTGCTCGTCGCTGAAGAGTCTCTCTTCGCCACCGGGGGGCAGACGCATCGTGGCTGTGGGGGGCTGCATCGCCCAGCGGGACGGGCGCGATCTGCTCTGCAACCTGGACAATGTTGATGTCGTTTTCGGAACCCATTCCATCGCGCATGTCGCACAGCTGCTCGCAGCGGCGTTTGAAGATGAGTCGCCGCACGTCAGAACACGCGACCAGGAGAAACGGGCCGCGACCGACATGCCGTGGAGTCGGAGGCGCACCTATCACGCATGGGTGCCGATCATGACCGGGTGCAACAATTTCTGCAGCTACTGCATCGTCCCGTATGTCCGTGGACGCGAACGGAGCCGGCCTGCTGACGAAGTGATCGATGAGGTGGTCGGACTTGCCCGAAGCGGGGTGCGCGAGGTCACCTTGCTCGGTCAGAATGTCAACTCATACGGAAGGGATTCAGCGGGACGCCCCCGTTTCGCCAAGCTTTTGCGCGAGGTCGCCGACACCGGTATCGAGCGCATTCGTTTCACCTCCTCACATCCCAAGGATCTGCTTCCCGAAACGATCGAGGCCATGGCCGATCTCCCGGCGGTTATGCCGCAGCTTCATCTTGCCGTGCAATCGGGTTCCTCGCGCATCCTATCGCTTATGAATCGGCGCTATTCGAGGGAATCCTATCTCGAGCTCATCGATCGCGTGCGTCAGCGCATGCCCGAGATCGCCTTGTCGACCGATATAATCGTGGGTTTCCCCGGCGAGTCCGAGGACGATTTCGAGGAGACGCTCTCTCTGGTTCGATCGGTGCGCTTCTCGCAGGCGTTCACGTTCATCTACTCCAGACGTCAGGGCACGCCTGCTGCGCAGATCGAGGATTCCACGCCCCGCGATGTCGTGCTTGATCGCTACAATCGTCTTCTTCGCGTCGTGGAGCAAGGCGCCCTTGAAAACAATGAGCGAGATCTGGGTAGGACGGTGCCCGTTCTCATAGAGGGCTCATCGAAGAAGAATCCCGACATGCTGCAGGGCAAGAGTCCCAAAAATCAGACGGTTCACGCGCCGGTGCCCGACACGGCTGACGCAAGACGGTTCGTGGGATCGATTCTCGATGTAACAATCAAGCGCGCGCGAACGTGGTATCTTACCGGATCGGTCGTCGGTGAGCCGCATTGA